Proteins from a single region of Primulina tabacum isolate GXHZ01 chromosome 5, ASM2559414v2, whole genome shotgun sequence:
- the LOC142544794 gene encoding dof zinc finger protein DOF3.4-like: protein MASEVSERKATKSAHVGLQPPEPEHLPCPRCDSINTKFCYYNNYNFSQPRHFCKSCRRYWTHGGTLRDIPIGGGSRKNAKRSRTGVADASSGAVAPFSSTRQDFRRLPGMNSQFLMPLATDHGAAVQYMEAKAGLNLNACGSYTSLLNTQGLLTLGGFGLGIGPGFEDMSFGLGRSVWPFAGMVEVGPTGAGVGGSSVSGDTWQSENGRSGFLGNGDCFSIPTPAALLK, encoded by the coding sequence ATGGCGAGTGAGGTTTCTGAAAGGAAGGCCACCAAGTCTGCTCACGTTGGTTTGCAGCCACCTGAGCCAGAACATCTTCCCTGCCCCCGCTGCGACTCCATCAACACCAAGTTTTGCTACTACAACAACTACAACTTTTCCCAGCCCCGCCACTTCTGCAAGTCCTGCCGTCGCTACTGGACCCACGGCGGAACTCTCCGTGACATCCCCATCGGTGGTGGCAGCAGGAAGAATGCCAAGCGCTCTCGTACCGGCGTAGCTGATGCCAGTTCTGGCGCCGTTGCCCCGTTTTCATCAACTCGTCAAGACTTCCGCCGCCTTCCAGGAATGAATTCTCAGTTTCTGATGCCCCTAGCGACCGATCACGGCGCAGCCGTACAGTATATGGAAGCGAAGGCGGGGCTGAACCTGAACGCTTGTGGGAGTTATACTTCTTTGTTGAATACTCAAGGGCTGTTGACTTTGGGTGGATTTGGGCTTGGTATTGGGCCTGGGTTTGAAGATATGAGCTTCGGCCTTGGAAGATCGGTGTGGCCCTTTGCTGGGATGGTTGAAGTTGGGCCGACAGGTGCTGGGGTTGGCGGGTCAAGCGTGTCCGGAGACACGTGGCAGTCTGAGAATGGGAGGAGTGGGTTTCTGGGAAACGGGGATTGTTTCTCCATTCCCACACCCGCTGCTTTACTGAAATGA